The Arachis ipaensis cultivar K30076 chromosome B07, Araip1.1, whole genome shotgun sequence genomic interval cgaaaaattaataataaatataaaataattgttaacgaaaattttggtaaaatcataatttaataattaaaaaattattgaaggatatcttaaaaaataatttattaaagaatATTTTGCTAAGAAAAATgtaatgacaaaaaaataaattttttgctaAAGgataatttttgtaaaaaataatttattttttcttgaaaaatggataaagttaacattagttaacacaaaaaaatttaaaatggattaaagatgaAATTTTTTGAAAGTTATAAGGAAGGggaatataaattttataaatagaggAGAGGGGGTGTTATTTTAGCATCTCACAGAAGAGGAAAGTGGTATTTTCTCTTATAATATTGATTCTAATTATTTGAGAATGAAaataacacaaaaataaaaaatttgaaagaataataataataaagaaaaataataattttaaaatgaaatattTTACTTTTAACAAANNNNNNNNNNNNNNNNNNNNNNNNNNNNNNNNNNNNNNNNNNNNNNNNNNNNNNNNNNNNNNNNNNNNNNNNNNNNNNNNNNNNNNNNNNNNNNNNNNNNNNNNNNNNNNNNNNNNNNNNNNNNNNNNNNNNNNNNNNNaaatatataaaaaataaattttttgaaacaaaaataaacattttaaaattaaagacaatactaAGAGTTAATCAAAATATTaagattaaattaataatttacttAAAATAAGATACATCATTTTCACTTATTTATAAATGCTATTCTCATAAGGATGGCTAATTGGAGACTCCTTTAATTGTGAAATTTAAAATGGTATATAATGTATGTATGTAGGGCTGATGAACACAATCATTTCTGGATTACAAATATGTATGATTCACAATACAGCAGTTACAATTACATGCATCATGATTCCTACTCTTCTTCTTTCAGTGTTTCACTGCCTCAAGACGGTTTTGCCCCTCTTCCTACTCCTGCCCCCGAAGGAATGTATTATAATAAGATTTATGATTTAAACTCTCAAAATTCGTTGCGCCTTACTCCTGACTACCCATTCTATCCTATTGGTCTTTGAAAAATGTCAAATATGTTGGCACAAATAGTTTATGATAAACTTATAggtaattgaaaagaaaaaacaaaataaatctttCGAAAGATGTGATAATCTACTTATTTAATGTTTTTTTAagacttaaaaaaattttaataaagtaTTTTTGgagtattattttttatattttaaaaaaataaactgatttagaataaaaaattgtATTATAAACCTTTTATTTAGGGGGCAAGCGAAACCACACCCTTCTCTTATTCAAGTGCCACCAACAAATCATGCTTATAATAGACCTATACCGTCCAACTCTACTGCACTTCCTTATTATAGGTACTCCATCACTCTCTTCATTGTTCCTTTAGTTTCATCATGCTTAATTGCTTACCATTCACACTGAATTTATGTTGTGTATATCTCTCTATATATAGGTCTCCTCCAATGTACTCAACTTATCATTCACACCATCCACAACCTGCACCATATCCTCATCCATATGCAACCACCACATACCATAATAATTCCTTTGGCTTGGGATCTTCAGTGCAGCCTTACATATAGACTATGGTTTATGTCACAATTGTATAGTAGGTGCCCTCCACCCTATGGTAATATTTATAATCCCCAAACGATGATCTTGCAGCAATTCTCAAGGTAATTAAGCATATGCGGATAGAGATCTTGTCTCTTAATTAAATCAATTTCTTCAAGATTATAAATAACCATTAACTAATAACTTTTGGGGTGAATGAAGGTCCCAAGATGTGGCATCATCAAATCATCAGATGAATGGATACAACAAATACAATGGATTGTTGATGAATACTAatactcctcctcctcctcctgaaCGGCAGAGTTACAATACAATGATGTTGCCGCAGGAAGCACTTCCTAGCAGTACAGCAGCTATGTCATGGAGCCAGCAGCACAATATAATAAACGATTCGCAGTCGCAGTCACAAGCATTGATGAGGTCAATGAGCGCTGAGCTTTTCTCAGGCAACACTCAAGGATCTAGTTCACAAGATTCTAACTCCAGGGGAGATTCTGATGACTTTGCACGCCTCCTAAGGTAATCTCACATATTCACTAGCTAATACTCTTTATTAATGGATATTATTCACTAAACTGGGTTAATTCTACGTACAGATTGATTAGGCCTGAAAGTGCATTGGGGAATCATCAGGAGCAACGAGTGACGACCCCGGTTTCAataataaataatgtaaataatCAAGTCCTCACAAGGCAGCAGCGTGGCAAAGGAAAGCTTCCTCAATCTTCCACAACTAGGTAGGTACCTAagaatgtttttatttttattaagaacATTTTAGATTTATATTAAAatcagttactaatataaattatatgttaaaatataaaataaatattaaaaataattaaataacacatgtctttatatataaatacgtgataactaattttagtgtacatataatattttgagtaaagtatcgtttttgttcccaaTGTTTGAGGTAAATTTtatttgtgttcctaacgtttaaatcgttctatttgtatctctaacgtttgtaaaagtgattcaatgttatcctgccgtcaattacacatcatgagcgctttaatttgagttttaaaaatcttttcttgaagttagaatacaaatgtatgatctactccgaaaaatagctcatcaaatgttgaaactaattcctacaacatttacataattcacttttctagggacataattaaatctaaacacaaatagttgatataatattaaaatcgactacatccaagtgagacctaattgaaaatgaatacattcaagtgagaataattgaaaaatataatctgatttgttagtataattgatagtaatgtctttttgaatttcttaacaaattaaaataaaattgatttttttataataataacaataaacccaattgttATTGGATCCGGTCAAACCAATCAATTTACATAACCCACCGAATCATaggctttttttttgtttttttaaacaaaaattaaggatatatttatctttttatcaaaaaatttaaacacgATTCGATTTAGATTGTATAAATCGATCAGATAAAATCgagtctaataattataatgcggACAATTAAGTctattattgttgctataataaaccgattttgttctagtttattaaaaaataaattattaaccgattTAATAAAGATGTCCAATAATATCATGATACATGTAAAtgtctttaaaaaaagacatttttagtgtctttatcAAAATGTTAGGTAAAAATTCAATTACAATTCCCCGTTATCAATTTCACTTAAAGTTAATGATAACTGCACTTAAATTTTTaccttcttattattattattattttcactgCGTGTTGATAACACTTAGTAATCGTACAACTACATGCTCTGTCCTCTTTTATAGATTCAATTTTTTCTCTCACGTATATGATTTTGCAGAGAGGACGACCAAGTAGATCCCCAGAAGTAGATCAGCCTCCTTACAAACAACCTTCCTCTCATTCCACCTGGTAAGTCTTTGCCaacatttaattaattttttatataataattaacaaaaatattatgtatacactaaaattaactCGACATGGATATAACAGTAATTGTTCATAGCTCATCAAAACAATACCTCACTTCTTAGCtgctttaattaatttttctttttttacataCATCTTACTCTCACAATAGTAACTTGATTGGGTGCacagaaaaaaattgaaattaaaccttgatggttttgaatttttcaggGAACTTTTAAACGCCGTCTATGACCTAGCAATTGAGAATGAAGATTCTCCCGTCGACCCCTTTCTTCGATTATTCAATGCATGACACCCTGGTAATCTCAATTTCCACACCATCATCCTTCCTTCTTTTCttactcattttttatttttaatttttaaNNNNNNNNNNNNNNNNNNNNNNNNNNNNNNNNNNNNNNNNNNNNNNNNNNNNNNNNNNNNNNNNNNNNNNNNNNNNNNNNNNNNNNNNNNNNNNNNNNNNNNNNNNNNNNNNNNNNNNNNNNNNNNNNNNNNNNNNNNNNNNNNNNNNNNNNNNNNNNNNNNNNNNNNNNNNNNNNNNNNNNNNNNNNNNNNNNNNNNNNNNNNNNNNNNNNNNNNNNNNNNNNNNNNNNNNNNNNNNNNNNNNNNNNNNNNNNNNNNNNNNNNNNNNNNNNNNNNNNNNNNNNNNNNNNNNNNNNNNNNNNNNNNNNNNNNNNNNNNNNNNNNNNNNNNNNNNNNNNNNNNNNNNNNNNNNNNNNNNNNNNNNNNNNNNNNNNNNNNNNNNNNNNNNNNNNNNNNNNNNNNNNNNNNNNNNNNNNNNNNNNNNNNNNNNNNNNNNNNNNNNNNNNNNNNNNNNNNNNNNNNNNNNNNNNNNNNNNNNNNNNNNNNNNNNNNNNNNNNNNNNNNNNNNNNNNNNNNNNNNNNNNNNNNNNNNNNNNNNNNNNNNNNNNNNNNNNNNNNNNNNNNNNNNNNNNNNNNNNNNNNNNNNNNNNNNNNNNNN includes:
- the LOC107607861 gene encoding uncharacterized protein LOC107607861 isoform X2, which gives rise to MDEENSTNLGLDSANSIFDEEMVNLEDLDLDIELGSLSLNDENEWDAANILDNIGTPLFNSLMHPTLHQSDLTIEKQQQQDLRSSISGNPETHENEAIAIGHNLKGSSSIIVATRNKNQNTTEPASIEQQSVTATLGHDPSPLFQSSSNSSSPPLHPSLPKVGIILEREGSLTHQDQEYISRMSWFNQFPHHMQHENSHRNEGGDMDYQHSNSPLVPNTMSNYNLVEVRAGNGTTYHSSGQFIRNQRSVFQNNIMDTHTAFNSGSVSLPQDGFAPLPTPAPEGMYYNKIYDLNSQNSLRLTPDYPFYPRGQAKPHPSLIQVPPTNHAYNRPIPSNSTALPYYRSPPMYSTYHSHHPQPAPYPHPYATTTYHNNSFGLGSSVQPYSRCPPPYGNIYNPQTMILQQFSRSQDVASSNHQMNGYNKYNGLLMNTNTPPPPPERQSYNTMMLPQEALPSSTAAMSWSQQHNIINDSQSQSQALMRSMSAELFSGNTQGSSSQDSNSRGDSDDFARLLRLIRPESALGNHQEQRVTTPVSIINNVNNQVLTRQQRGKGKLPQSSTTR
- the LOC107607861 gene encoding uncharacterized protein LOC107607861 isoform X1; protein product: MDEENSTNLGLDSANSIFDEEMVNLEDLDLDIELGSLSLNDENEWDAANILDNIGTPLFNSLMHPTLHQSDLTIEKQQQQDLRSSISGNPETHENEAIAIGHNLKGSSSIIVATRNKNQNTTEPASIEQQSVTATLGHDPSPLFQSSSNSSSPPLHPSLPKVGIILEREGSLTHQDQEYISRMSWFNQFPHHMQHENSHRNEGGDMDYQHSNSPLVPNTMSNYNLQVEVRAGNGTTYHSSGQFIRNQRSVFQNNIMDTHTAFNSGSVSLPQDGFAPLPTPAPEGMYYNKIYDLNSQNSLRLTPDYPFYPRGQAKPHPSLIQVPPTNHAYNRPIPSNSTALPYYRSPPMYSTYHSHHPQPAPYPHPYATTTYHNNSFGLGSSVQPYSRCPPPYGNIYNPQTMILQQFSRSQDVASSNHQMNGYNKYNGLLMNTNTPPPPPERQSYNTMMLPQEALPSSTAAMSWSQQHNIINDSQSQSQALMRSMSAELFSGNTQGSSSQDSNSRGDSDDFARLLRLIRPESALGNHQEQRVTTPVSIINNVNNQVLTRQQRGKGKLPQSSTTR